A single genomic interval of Bradyrhizobium sp. AZCC 1693 harbors:
- a CDS encoding AsmA family protein gives MQTTLLGLAIAFIIALIAALVGPYFIDWNQFRPQFEAEATRIIGAPVRVGGKLDARLLPAPSLQLHSVAVGGANDLGKVRADKLDVEFSLSSLMRGEVRATELTINGMSLDLGLDAKGRIDWPASTGTVNLGSLAIDRLNLTGRIALHDATSRSTLELNDIAFSGDVRSLAGSVRGDGSFMLSGTRYPFRVSSGQGPDGNGTRVHLNVDPGQRALAIDLDGVLNFDARAPRFEGAMMLVAPPGQKGKGNDPPWRIAAKVKTDYSAARLDQIEVTYGAEERALKLSGNGDIRFGATPLLHAALSARQLDADRFVAKDNAKDNATEPVRALPTLRALSSVIPHLPISAQIELASEQVMLGGRPLQDIAAELHGDDKSWSLRRLEFRAPGATRVSLSEASEKSVSLDRFKAALSVESSDPEALLDLAAGPRRDRLSQPEAASAARRCDRGA, from the coding sequence GTGCAGACGACGCTGCTCGGCCTGGCAATCGCCTTCATCATTGCGCTGATTGCCGCGCTCGTCGGGCCATACTTCATCGACTGGAACCAGTTCCGGCCGCAATTCGAGGCTGAGGCGACGCGGATCATCGGCGCGCCGGTCCGTGTCGGCGGCAAGCTCGACGCGCGGCTGTTGCCGGCGCCGTCGCTGCAACTGCACTCGGTCGCGGTCGGCGGCGCCAACGATCTCGGCAAGGTTCGCGCCGACAAGCTCGACGTGGAATTCAGCCTGAGCTCGCTGATGCGCGGCGAGGTGCGCGCGACCGAATTGACGATCAACGGGATGTCGCTCGATCTCGGGCTCGACGCGAAGGGGCGCATCGATTGGCCGGCATCGACCGGGACGGTCAATCTGGGCTCGCTGGCGATCGACCGGCTCAATCTCACCGGCCGCATCGCCCTGCATGATGCGACGAGCCGCAGCACGCTCGAACTGAACGATATCGCCTTCAGTGGCGACGTGCGGTCACTGGCCGGCTCGGTCCGCGGCGACGGCAGTTTTATGCTGTCCGGCACGCGCTACCCGTTTCGGGTCTCTTCCGGGCAGGGGCCTGACGGCAACGGCACCCGCGTTCATCTCAATGTCGATCCGGGCCAGCGCGCGCTCGCAATCGACCTCGACGGGGTCCTGAATTTCGATGCGCGCGCGCCGCGCTTCGAAGGCGCGATGATGCTCGTCGCTCCTCCCGGTCAGAAGGGCAAGGGCAACGATCCACCGTGGCGTATCGCTGCGAAGGTCAAGACCGATTACTCGGCGGCGCGGCTCGATCAAATCGAGGTGACCTATGGCGCCGAGGAGCGCGCGCTGAAACTTTCAGGCAATGGCGACATCCGTTTCGGGGCGACGCCGCTGTTGCACGCGGCATTGTCGGCGCGTCAGCTCGATGCCGACAGGTTCGTCGCCAAGGATAATGCTAAGGATAATGCTACTGAGCCGGTTCGCGCGTTACCGACGCTGCGGGCGCTCTCGTCAGTCATTCCGCATCTGCCGATATCAGCGCAGATCGAACTTGCTTCCGAGCAGGTCATGCTGGGCGGACGCCCGTTGCAGGACATCGCGGCCGAGCTGCATGGCGACGACAAATCCTGGAGCCTGCGAAGACTGGAGTTCCGCGCGCCCGGCGCGACCAGGGTTTCGCTCAGCGAGGCCAGTGAGAAGAGCGTTTCGCTGGACCGCTTCAAGGCCGCGCTCAGCGTCGAATCCTCCGATCCCGAGGCGCTGCTTGACCTGGCTGCAGGGCCGCGGCGAGATCGCTTATCGCAGCCAGAGGCCGCTTCGGCTGCGCGGCGATGTGACCGTGGCGCCTGA
- a CDS encoding AsmA-like C-terminal region-containing protein, with amino-acid sequence MTWLQGRGEIAYRSQRPLRLRGDVTVAPEGFAIDAMKADIEGGTVEGRVVVSHRQAIHGSRVDAELKAERLDLDAATAFARSLAGPQGEWPDEARLSLDIGRATSAGQELSPLLARLAYSPTKISLEQLKIGQLEGVTLDGAGNFDRVNATGWFALNSSAASLSRLTSLIVPFSPALAARLNAMGAGPGPARLKLALDLTRNAGQSDRVQARATADLDSALLKGVTTITARPAVAAIQGIDLTALRSSDVGIESKLSSEQGRALLVLLGLDRTVAAGDGPAQFEGGAAGAWGGPLRLKAKISGTGLEAEAEGSAEPWAQEAKASLSLKVRRADFGPLLDLKPADTLAQNIGLSSRVQLAGNRLTFDDLDSSLGGSRLRGGLAVTLGEEKEIEGEIGTDQLALAPAFALALGAAGHDAAEPLGTGLAKGWRGRIAFQALRGLLPGGSELRPVSGVVKSDGHSLTFDAIKGKIGGGDVTASMDAKPGANGIALNASVQLSDVDGTALRYRNLAMPAGRASMQMTLTSQGRSASALAGALSGSGTLTLEAARISGLDPRAFEVAVRANDSGQAKDDVRLKQIVEATLPAGALAVPSAQIPFTVRDGRLRVGATTLDGNGVKAIVSGGYDIAADQADIRAALSLTMTTGRPEIQLLAVGTPDALSRSVDVAPLSSWLAVRAIDHETRRLDAIERGEPPPPAPPPIVLPADGQAPLPEAALPPAPATTKGREPRRPPAKKAVAPRPPVVNAPPAPVAGQPQVAPLPPPIDVRPAPGTAKQKPPPRPPLALTPQVANPPPRSN; translated from the coding sequence TTGACCTGGCTGCAGGGCCGCGGCGAGATCGCTTATCGCAGCCAGAGGCCGCTTCGGCTGCGCGGCGATGTGACCGTGGCGCCTGAGGGCTTTGCCATCGACGCCATGAAAGCCGACATCGAGGGCGGCACGGTGGAGGGGCGGGTGGTGGTGTCGCACCGGCAAGCCATTCACGGCTCCCGGGTCGATGCGGAACTGAAGGCCGAGCGGCTCGATCTCGATGCCGCCACGGCCTTTGCGCGGTCGCTGGCTGGGCCGCAAGGCGAGTGGCCGGATGAGGCAAGGCTTTCGCTCGACATCGGCCGCGCCACCTCCGCCGGCCAGGAGCTGAGTCCGCTGCTCGCCAGACTGGCCTACTCGCCGACAAAAATATCGCTCGAGCAGTTGAAGATCGGCCAGCTTGAAGGCGTGACGCTGGATGGCGCGGGCAATTTCGACCGCGTCAACGCGACCGGATGGTTCGCGCTCAATTCGAGCGCCGCCTCGCTCAGCCGGTTGACCAGTCTGATCGTCCCCTTTTCGCCGGCGCTGGCCGCGCGGCTCAATGCGATGGGGGCCGGCCCGGGCCCGGCGCGCCTGAAACTGGCGCTCGACCTCACCAGGAATGCCGGGCAGTCCGATCGCGTCCAGGCGCGCGCCACAGCCGACCTCGACTCGGCGCTGCTCAAGGGCGTCACCACGATCACCGCAAGGCCGGCGGTTGCGGCCATCCAGGGCATCGATCTCACAGCGCTCCGGAGCAGCGACGTCGGAATCGAGTCGAAATTGTCGTCCGAGCAAGGCCGCGCCCTGCTGGTCCTGCTCGGCCTCGATCGCACGGTGGCGGCGGGCGACGGCCCGGCGCAATTCGAAGGCGGCGCTGCGGGTGCGTGGGGCGGGCCGTTGCGGCTCAAGGCAAAGATCTCGGGAACGGGACTTGAGGCCGAAGCGGAAGGCTCCGCCGAGCCTTGGGCACAGGAGGCCAAGGCCAGTCTCTCCTTGAAAGTTCGCCGCGCCGATTTCGGGCCGCTGCTCGATCTCAAGCCGGCGGACACGCTGGCGCAGAACATCGGCCTGTCGTCGCGCGTGCAACTCGCCGGCAACAGGCTGACGTTCGACGACCTCGACAGCAGCCTCGGCGGTTCGCGCCTGCGCGGCGGCCTGGCGGTGACGCTCGGCGAGGAGAAGGAGATCGAGGGCGAAATCGGCACCGACCAGCTCGCGCTGGCGCCGGCCTTTGCCCTGGCGCTCGGCGCCGCCGGACACGATGCCGCCGAGCCGCTCGGCACCGGGCTGGCGAAGGGCTGGCGCGGCAGGATCGCGTTTCAGGCGTTGCGCGGCCTGCTGCCGGGCGGAAGCGAGTTGCGGCCGGTGAGCGGCGTGGTCAAGAGCGACGGCCACTCGCTGACCTTCGATGCCATCAAGGGCAAGATCGGCGGCGGCGATGTCACGGCCAGCATGGATGCGAAGCCAGGCGCGAACGGCATTGCGTTGAACGCGAGCGTCCAGCTCTCTGATGTCGACGGCACGGCGCTGCGATATCGCAATCTCGCGATGCCCGCCGGCCGCGCGTCGATGCAGATGACGCTGACGAGCCAGGGCCGCAGCGCCTCGGCGCTGGCGGGCGCGCTGTCCGGCAGCGGAACGCTGACACTGGAGGCGGCCAGGATTTCAGGCCTCGATCCGCGCGCGTTCGAGGTCGCGGTCCGCGCCAATGACAGCGGGCAGGCCAAGGACGATGTCCGGCTGAAGCAGATCGTCGAAGCCACCCTGCCGGCCGGCGCGCTTGCGGTCCCTTCCGCGCAAATTCCGTTCACCGTCAGGGACGGCCGGCTTCGCGTGGGCGCCACGACGCTGGACGGCAACGGTGTAAAGGCCATCGTCTCCGGCGGATACGATATCGCCGCCGATCAGGCCGATATCCGCGCCGCCCTTTCCCTGACGATGACGACCGGGCGTCCGGAGATTCAACTGCTTGCCGTGGGCACGCCCGACGCGCTCAGCCGCAGCGTCGACGTTGCCCCCTTGTCGTCGTGGCTGGCGGTGCGCGCGATCGATCACGAGACCCGAAGGCTCGATGCCATCGAGCGTGGCGAACCGCCGCCGCCGGCGCCGCCGCCGATCGTGCTGCCCGCGGATGGACAAGCGCCGCTTCCGGAGGCGGCGCTCCCGCCTGCGCCGGCGACCACAAAGGGTCGCGAGCCACGGCGGCCGCCGGCAAAGAAGGCGGTCGCGCCGCGTCCGCCCGTGGTCAATGCGCCGCCGGCGCCCGTCGCCGGCCAGCCGCAGGTTGCGCCGCTGCCGCCGCCGATCGACGTCAGGCCCGCGCCGGGCACAGCCAAGCAGAAGCCGCCGCCGCGTCCGCCGCTGGCGCTGACCCCGCAGGTCGCGAATCCGCCGCCGCGCTCCAACTAG